The Bacillus sp. Y1 genome includes the window TTAATGCATGAATTTGAAAACGAAGCAGCAGATCTAACTCCATTTCTCCATACTCAATGAGAATGTGCTCATCTCCCGCTGCGCGAATCGTCAGTGGGAAACGGCTCTCTTCATTTTGAACAAGTACGGGATAACTTGGTGACAGGAACTTCGTTTCTTCTGGCAATGAAGGTACTGAGTAATCTCCTATATTTTCCAAAAACAATTCTTGTGATTTTCTTAGTTGTTCCGCCTCTTCTAGCGTTAAAAGCTGAAAGCGGACGCGGTCACCTGCATGTAGCTGGCCGAGCTTCCAAAATTCGGCTGATGCTGTTGTCACTGGACAAACAAACCCGCCCAGACTCGGACCATCAGGACCAAGTAAGATAGGCATATCCCCGGTTAAATCTAATGTACCTATCGCATACGCGTTGTCGTGAATATTAGAAGGATGTAACCCTGCCTCTCCCCCGTCTTCTCTAGCCCAAAGTGGAGCCGGCCCAATTAAACGGACACCTGTACGAGAGCTATTAAAATGGACTTCCCAGCTTGTTTCTGTCAACTGTGTCAAATACTCTGGTAATAAAAACTCTTCTGTACAGTGTGGACCGGGAATGACACCTATTGTCCATTCTTTTGTTAATACAGGCTGTTGATTGATGCTAAGCTCTTTATTGGGAGGAGTAGCACAAGGATGAACGCGCAACACATCTCCTGTACGAAGTGCACGCCCACCGTGTCCACCAAACCCCCCAAGCGTAAAGGTGGAGGCACTTCCTAAATAAAGGGGCATATCGAACCCACCTGCCACTAACAAATAGGTGCGCATTCCTTGTGTAGCTTCACCAAATGAAAGAATTTGGCCGCGCTTGGCAGTGATTACCTTGTAGGTCGCAACAGGCATATCATCCAATGTAGCTCCCATATACGAGCCGGTTAAGCAAAAAACGATATCTCCACGGAAACGGTAAGAGCCCCCTCGTAAAGTGAGTTCTAATCCAGCGGCATGAGAATCATTCCCTAGCAACTGATTTCCCATTCGAAAGGAGAAAGGATCCATTGGTCCACAAGGAGGAACTCCCACATCCCAATGTCCCACTCGTCCTGGCCAATCTTGAACAGTCGTTTGAATCCCACCATCCAGTACTTCAATGGCACACTCCGCTGGAGAAAATTCCTTTAACATTTGAGTATGCACAAGCCCAGATCGACATTCTTCTTCCTCTAACAATGACTGTACATATTGTAAGTTGGTTGTAACCCCATATAGTCTTGTATCCTGTAACGCTTGACTTAGCTGATTAATGGCTTGTTCACGTGTGTCTGCATGAACAATAATTTTGGCAAGCATAGGGTCATACAAAGAGGTAACCGTTAAGCCATCTCTAACCCAAGTTTCAATCCTAGCATCCTCTGAAAATCGAACTTGATCCAATTGACCACCGCTCGGACGAAAATCATTCAGACAGTCTTCCGCATAAATCCGAGCTTGAATACTATGCCCTTTCGGAGTGGTATACAAAGTATTAAGTTGACGAAGCTCACCAGCCGCTTCACGAACCATCCACTCGACTAAATCAAGACCTAACACTTCTTCGGTCACACCGTGCTCTACCTGAAGTCGGGTATTTACTTCAAGAAAGTAAAACTTCTCAGCTTCCGGGTCATACAAATATTCAACCGTTCCTGCACTTCTATATCCAACTTCCTCTGCTAATCGTTTAGAAGCAGCTAGCATTTCCTCACGAACAGCTGGTGATAAACATGGTGCTGGACTTTCCTCTACCACCTTTTGATTACGACGCTGAACGGAGCAATCACGTTCCCCTAATGCGACCACTTCACCGTACTCATTCCCAAAGATTTGAACCTCCACATGGCGTGCTTTTTGAATATATTTTTCTAAAAAGACTCCTCCGTTGTTAAAATTCATTTCAGCTAGGCGGCAGACCGAATCGAAGGCATCTGTTAGTGCAGACTCATCTGCACAGACACGCATTCCAATTCCTCCACCTCCTGCTGTACTTTTAAGCATGACAGGATATCCAATTCGTTCTGCTTCCGTAACAGCGGTTTCTACTTGGGTTATCAAGGATGTTCCCGGTAAAAGTGGAACTCCTGCCTTCACCGCTATTTCACGCGCTGAATGCTTTAAACCAAACAGCTCCATTTGCTCAGGTGTAGGACCAATAAAGGTGATTCCATGTTTTTGACAAGCACGCGCGAAATCAGCATTTTCACTGAGGAACCCATAACCTGGATGAATGGCTTCCGCACCTGTTTCAAGTGCCGTTTTTAAAATGAGTTCCGCATTGAGGTAGCTATCTTTTGCAGCACCTTCACCAATTAATACAGCTTCATCCGCGTGATCGACATGAAGGCTATCTTGATCTGCTTTTGTATAAACCGCAACAGATGAAATGTTTAGTTTTTTTAGAGTTCTTTCAATTCGAACCGCAATCGCTCCACGGTTTGCAATTAATACTTTTTTGAACATGGCTGGAGCTCCTCTCTATGTTATTTATCCCAGATTAGTAGTTGAATAGGAGTAGGATTATAAGCGTTACAAGGATTATTTAATTGTGGACAGTTGCTAATAAGGACAAGTGTCCGACTGACTGCTTTCATTTCTACATAATATCCTGGGGCGGACACACCATCTTCAAAGGTTAATCCACCTTCTGGCGTAACAGGAACATTCATAAAAAAATTAACGTTTGGTGCTAAATCTCGTTTGTTATATTCGCTTCCATACTTTGAGAGTTGAAGCATAAACGTATCTCGACAGTTGTGCATAGGAAGCGTGTCATGAGAATAGCGAACGGTGTTACTTTGCGCGGAACAAGCTCCACCAAGCGTATCGTGGCGTCCACATGTATCGGCAACAATCTCAACAAGTTCTTT containing:
- the uca gene encoding urea carboxylase — its product is MFKKVLIANRGAIAVRIERTLKKLNISSVAVYTKADQDSLHVDHADEAVLIGEGAAKDSYLNAELILKTALETGAEAIHPGYGFLSENADFARACQKHGITFIGPTPEQMELFGLKHSAREIAVKAGVPLLPGTSLITQVETAVTEAERIGYPVMLKSTAGGGGIGMRVCADESALTDAFDSVCRLAEMNFNNGGVFLEKYIQKARHVEVQIFGNEYGEVVALGERDCSVQRRNQKVVEESPAPCLSPAVREEMLAASKRLAEEVGYRSAGTVEYLYDPEAEKFYFLEVNTRLQVEHGVTEEVLGLDLVEWMVREAAGELRQLNTLYTTPKGHSIQARIYAEDCLNDFRPSGGQLDQVRFSEDARIETWVRDGLTVTSLYDPMLAKIIVHADTREQAINQLSQALQDTRLYGVTTNLQYVQSLLEEEECRSGLVHTQMLKEFSPAECAIEVLDGGIQTTVQDWPGRVGHWDVGVPPCGPMDPFSFRMGNQLLGNDSHAAGLELTLRGGSYRFRGDIVFCLTGSYMGATLDDMPVATYKVITAKRGQILSFGEATQGMRTYLLVAGGFDMPLYLGSASTFTLGGFGGHGGRALRTGDVLRVHPCATPPNKELSINQQPVLTKEWTIGVIPGPHCTEEFLLPEYLTQLTETSWEVHFNSSRTGVRLIGPAPLWAREDGGEAGLHPSNIHDNAYAIGTLDLTGDMPILLGPDGPSLGGFVCPVTTASAEFWKLGQLHAGDRVRFQLLTLEEAEQLRKSQELFLENIGDYSVPSLPEETKFLSPSYPVLVQNEESRFPLTIRAAGDEHILIEYGEMELDLLLRFQIHALMDAIQVRKDIPVLDLTPGIRSLQVHFDASQISTFAICALIEGINRELPPLEEIEVPSRVVRLPLSWDDPATQLAIDRYQKNVRPDAPWCPSNLEFIRRVNGLEQIEDVKKTVFDASYLVLGLGDVYLGAPVATPIDPRHRLVTTKYNPARTWTPENAVGIGGAYMCIYGMEGPGGYQFVGRTVQVWNRVRETKSFTEKKPWLLRFFDQIQFYPVSTEELTVMREDFLRGRFEVDITETTFNLGEYLAFLDSIKESAEEFRQTQEAAFKAERESWKELGLAEYISEQSVSEPVEEELPQGVEAVRCTMPGSVWKVLVSPGDTVKKGDVLMIEESMKMEFPQHAPFDGRIQSVHVSPGDEVHAGQLFVSITKEKRGISNENDEHAKATIHS
- a CDS encoding urea amidolyase associated protein UAAP2, with translation MATLQYKVSERQVEEAIDNYIVPAGEGWTQILEPGQVLRIVDVEGNQAADTLFYDADHPTDHYSAINTIQRQGNVYLTTGSVLVSESGKELVEIVADTCGRHDTLGGACSAQSNTVRYSHDTLPMHNCRDTFMLQLSKYGSEYNKRDLAPNVNFFMNVPVTPEGGLTFEDGVSAPGYYVEMKAVSRTLVLISNCPQLNNPCNAYNPTPIQLLIWDK